Proteins co-encoded in one Fusarium musae strain F31 chromosome 3, whole genome shotgun sequence genomic window:
- a CDS encoding hypothetical protein (EggNog:ENOG41), translating into MQNSSASGANNQEQHLRAQLELLKSHDATGSSSPTPPGPRESRPLQPAPARPANGFDHLSSPQDQHRVLATKSEVEAHIHPDLRARANHAPTGSMMPIAPPSGHSPGASAGPSSAALAPAPPAPLSADDHMGDGRKAKRELSQSKRAAQNRAAQRAFRQRKEGYIKKLEQQVRDFTEMEQSFKAMQAEHYALREYVVHLQTRLLETSGDYPPPPPNVNLTPAQPASASAIAAPAPHAEPAPSNPAAGTPLEAVAQAVAGLAAQEQIERQRYPSPHFKAEPFKVEPSAEDTRTADEINKQLQHSEESQAQQPAV; encoded by the exons ATGCAGAACTCCTCAGCCAGCGGCGCCAATAATCAAG AGCAGCATTTGCGCGCACAGCTCGAGCTCCTGAAGAGCCACGACGCGACAGGCTCATCCTCACCCACTCCCCCTGGACCTCGTGAATCTCGACCTCTACAGCCCGCTCCTGCGCGGCCGGCGAATGGCTTCGATCACTTGTCCAGTCCCCAAGACCAACATCGAGTTCTAGCCACGAAAAGCGAAGTTGAAGCTCACATTCATCCTGATCTTCGCGCGCGAGCCAACCACGCACCGACAGGAAGCATGATGCCCATTGCTCCTCCATCTGGACATAGTCCAGGCGCATCTGCTGGCCCGTCAAGCGCTGCACTTGCTCCAGCGCCCCCAGCGCCTTTGTCGGCAGACGATCATATGGGAGACGGTCGCAAAGCAAAGCGGGAGCTATCCCAATCCAAGCGCGCAGCACAGAACCGAGCTGCACAA AGAGCATTCCGACAACGAAAGGAAGGCTACATAAAAAAGCTGGAGCAGCAGGTACGCGATTTCACGGAGATGGAACAGTCTTTCAAGGCAATGCAGGCGGAACATTACGCGCTTCGGGAGTATGTCGTTCACTTGCAAACGCGGTTGTTAGAGACGTCAGGCGACTACCCCCCACCCCCACCGAACGTGAACCTTACTCCTGCTCAGCCAGCATCGGCTTCAGCTATAGcagctcctgctcctcatgCCGAGCCTGCGCCCAGTAATCCAGCTGCAGGAACACCTTTGGAGGCTGTTGCGCAAGCCGTGGCTGGCCTTGCGGCTCAGGAGCAAATTGAGCGTCAAAGGTATCCCTCGCCGCATTTCAAGGCTGAGCCTTTCAAAGTTGAGCCCAGTGCTGAGGATACAAGGACTGCTGATGAGATCAACAAGCAATTGCAACACTCGGAAGAATCCCAAGCACAACAACCAGCGGTCTAG